caataaagttcagcctgccttgaatgtgtattaatctggtgtaaattcgcgaaaatttgttagccgcattattatgattgaagttctgaagggattctaacaaatcggtgagtttattttgacagatctcaatctcggaggcgggattaaatgatgttgggggtagtagaggttcattagactgaagtacttgtcgtagtagactccgtttagtcatcacagtacccggtatcgattgtccccttagttgtaattcgtatgtaagttcatcactgagtaaccggttcacatccatgttcgacatattatattcaactaagtccgattcagaacgcaccaatatttcacactcggtatgtctatcacaatccgtttaagttctaagtccaacccggtaagttaatcgttagccaacctattcacttaagttcgaagtgggtatcggtgtaccccaaacaaaaattaagtcccggtgtatcagaaaagagtctaagtcccggcgcaccaaaaacaatctaagtcccgatgtatcacaaaaaaaattctcaaaaatttgTTTTAAGTCCAaccttactcgaaaaaaatttcaatcagtcccactaaagtccgaaaatattcgagaaatgccgcacacaatcgcaagtcacttcgtatagtccgaaaaaatttcctgaaattcgaatagcaccaaaacgcacaggttgaattccaaacagtctttcaagttcaatagccagaaaataaatcacaataattgactttcagttttcagaaaaatcagaaataatcggtaagtttcaacagtacaggtcaaaagaaaatagaaaacaggtagataggttatcaacaggtaataggtgattccctattgaaccgataggtaaatcacacctattaaattttaccaattgcgacaagtccggaaattcactcaccttcaatgtgaaattaaaacagttcaattcaataaatcagaaatatgcaattagaaatcggaaataattttcactgatataacggcggaataacagttcagtcTTCAACAattcaatacagtaatcggcaaaaagaataatcacaaattattttcaacggggttcaacagtaggaaaatttccaaaatatagtccaattcaatccacagtataacagttcaatatggagaggcagggaataaaacacagttcaagtttatttttcacagttttccgttcaaggaatagttactcactgttctgaggttttactcactgtttcgggaattcactcactgtccggttattgtctctcacctcagttgtttcctggtagattctgaacggtccctgctcgggagCCATttttgaactgttatactgtggattgaattggactatattttggaaattttcctactgttgaaccccgttgaaaataatttgtgattattctttttgccgattactgtattgaatTGTTGAAGACTGAACTGTTCGGCCGGAGTGGAGCTTAAActaggggtaggaagggatagagggaggctgaagttccaatattatataacaaaaaaataacggcgtgtcgtcttacctaagtTTCTGTTTGGCCACTTCACTCCGGACAATCACCCAATATGgtgaacaataaaaaaaactaaagaaaaattctatctcggacggccatttttgtaacggggttttcttCGGTGTTcttgagcgccagctattctttaagggagaatagcaaacctaccctggcagctactagccggagacagggttccctggtgtctagggtgttagcgacgcacaatgataggcagaatcaacgtatacaacttttattggtcgattcgtaaaaggggaacacaaatggcactactacAAAAGttttacagtgactcgaaatcggtgaaactacaggggcaagacggacggaatgacactggatccgatctcaaacgttatacgggggttaacggacttgttcgccagccagaacctgagacgtacacttgacggacagatatcggacttcagccaggttaggggatgaaagacggcacagatttacaacagctcacccctagttgcgctcttcgccccctgagtatccacgccagcggggttcttcgataacaactgaagtgagcgtcgaaacaacggggaaggaaagagggttagccactccaaagtgcctccgcaccccctgagtatccacgccagcggggtgctttaacagtaggagtggaacttaacccgggtaggaagggataaagggaggctgaagttccaatattatataacaaaaaaataacggcgtgtcgtcttacctatggcttggccacttgcactcacaaGAGAAAAGAAAGAACAGTAGAGagagcagaaaaaaaaaactcaaaacaaaaacttcttctaaaatttccctgaaaagaaaactgaaaaaaattggtgaatTCTCGAAAATACTCGGCAGCTAATCGGTAGTCAAAACTAATCACGGGAAAATCGCAAGACGGCAGCAAGTTAATCGTAAGTGAaatggcctgcgggggaacatctgattttatacccacagggggggtgcggaaatcagatgtgcccgacagtcgaaattcggtaaatttgcgtcgatgaagacgttttaatttcgacttatctgtgctagcgaacaaaaaactcggttatcttccaattcaggatgttttatacagtgcgacatcgtttttaggaaataaaaacggaataaaaacggtacggtatgtttacaattccgaacgatgtcggaatcctgaattggaaattcgaaaagatatctcggaaaattaattcaaaacgaaattatttaaaaatgaaaactaaaataattattctaaaatgagggggtaggttttaAAACTAACCTCTCGTTACATCCCCCGGgctccggttgaaaaattgaatccacgatgaaataggggattaaatttttcacggtgaaatctaccaagtccggttaacggtttgactatccacggcaagacgattgagatcggatttacattaaacaagttcacctaatctactccaggtggcgtatactcggctaatgctatctcggttgctcccactctatggtccgcgatGACGGCGCTCTTCGATGAATCTGTCGAAGTTCtgtgttctatcagctaacctccaaagtccaattgtcattgtcaaatttcgccgggtggttccaaatttcgatttccatttccatcggtgaaagaaatgccggaaaatagtggaaacagtgcaggacggaatcttcaaagtgagtaccatttcgatttgtcattcgttgtatTATTTCTGggccattttagggtggacttcgcaaagccggctccgggcacatgccatgggggttaacagttaccaatatcatccaaccagggtagtttggaacaccagacagcgtcgttggctccccTTTGTGACGGTGGTGCAATTCTTCGAgggtgttggagtcagcagcagttgtaggttgcataaaaatgagagaaaagcatttagtatactgatatcctggagcagagggataacagggtgtacggtggaatttcggaagaaacggtaagaacggtcggtaattttaataaggagatacaaatatactgttctatttcacttaccgttcatgccagtttgtaatatcggtgtaagcggtgtcagtcttctattgctattttctattcggttattgtatttaacgaaatgaaaggtttagcggcatgcagacaggaattgaattctgaaaaaagtaccacccagagcaggattcgaacctacgaccccccgattaccggtcaggtactctcccaactgagctacccgggctgacgtgaggatccatctgcattgtctggctaccactatcttcagaattcacatgttagtattatcactttcgaactccggcgttcggaagcgattggaaatgttataggtggaggggatacacattcgctttcaatgatcttcgggattcaacatatccattttcccggtgcgtcgtcgacatatagcgatatcagcggggatcggatgcgaacctccgatcactgaacaaattaagccgaaaatataaattgtgatgatagtttagtgtctgaaaatataatgaaatgaaaggtttagcggcatgcagacaggaattgaattctgaaaaaagtaccacccagagcaggattcgaacctacgaccccccgattaccggtcaggtactctcccaactgagctacccgggctgacgtgaggatccatctgcattgtctggctaccactatcttcagaattcacatgttagtattatcactttcgaactccggcgttcggaagcgattggaaatgttataggtggaggggatacacattcgctttcaatgatcttcgggattcaacatatccattttcccggtgcgtcgtcgacatatagcgatatcagcggggatcggatgcgaacctccgatcactgaacaaattaagccgaaaatataaattgtgatgatagtttagtgtctgaaaatataatgaaatgaaaggttcgaatcctgctctgggtggtacttttttcagaattcaattcctgtctgcatgccgctaaacctttcatttcattatattttcagacactaaactatcatcacaatttatattttcggcttaatttgttcagtgatcggaggttcgcatccgatccccgctgatatcgctatatgtcgacgacgcaccgggaaaatggatatgttgaatcccgaagatcattgaaagcgaatgtgtatcccctccacccataacatttccaatcgcttccgaacgccggagttcgaaagtgataatactaacatgtgaattctgaagatagtggtagccagacaatgcagatggatcctcacgtcagcccgggtagctcagttgggagagtacctgaccggtaatcggggggtcgtaggttcgaatcctgctctgggtggtacttttttcagaattcaattcctgtctgcatgccgctaaacctttcatttcattatattttcagacactaaactatcatcacaatttatattttcggcttaatttgttcagtgatcggaggttcgcatccgatccccgctgatatcgctatatgtcgacgacgcaccgggaaaatggatatgttgaatcccgaagatcattgaaagcgaatgtgtatcccctccacctataacatttccaatcgcttccgaacgccggagttcgaaagtgataatactaacatgtgaattctgaagatagtggtagccagacaatgcagatggatcctcacgtcagcccgggtagctcagttgggagagtacctgaccggtaatcggggggtcgtaggttcgaatcctgctctgggtggtacttttttcagaattcaattcctgtctgcatgccgctaaacctttcatttcattatattttcagacactaaactatcatcacaattgtatttaacagtgacacaggggtgaaatagagacagacaggacgggtgtatctcacttgttattatcggtcTCACAATtgatacagaaaaattgaattaactgttacggttcctgtttttccagtgaattaacggaattttctgttgtaggtgttgTGGGATACCACTTATCTACACAATGACAGTCAGACGGCCCTGTTTGGTGGTAATAAAAACTGCACAGAACAAACAGAACTGTACGGAACAAAATCTTCCAACACTGGCAGACCTGGCTAGAtccatcggttatggtggaatcgcggatatataggtatgtacattttgtcagttaataaggagatacaagtataaggctctatttcactcacctgggcacttattcggtgaaagcagcggtagtaccccaATACTAACCTATTTACAatgatgaatattatttttaacggtaatagaggagtgaaatagagtcagacagaacggatgtatcccatttattatcggtgCATGCCATAATATAACAGTACGGTTGGTTTTTATTACGGTTGCTATACAGCGTACTTACTAATgatcagacggatggaacggttttaaatccttcacatgaatattggtgattttcttaccactgtcatctttcaggtcataaacaacgggtgaaatcactttcacaacggtatacggaccagagaacttcggagccaacttggctgcaaagctatcaacgtCAGACGACAGCGGATTAGgacggcgcagaactctatcaccgacataaaaacgaacttctcttcgacggaggttgtaatggtgagcttgctgctcaaatgcacggtacaacctggtattgacaaactcataggcctgctgaagatgacggatttgttctgtacggtgagtaagatttactctactttcttctgggcttctgtttgtctcctcggtgtcttcgtcttgagtgtttgacgagtagattgcctttggaactgctaattcccttccatagttcaggaatgccggtgtgaatcctgtagattcttgttttgcggtattcagggcgaaagttagttcacccaacttctcatcccaagtacggtggtcggcttcacagaactgacctatcatagttttcaacgtacgattagctcgttctacggcgttgcactgtggtgtatacggaggggtgaaacggtgagcaatgtttagctctcggagactgtttttgaacagtctactgtcatactgtaccccgttgtctgatatcaccagtttcggacagccatatcggagtataacttgttcatacagggctgaataaacggttttagcggtggctttccgcaacggacggcattcaacccacttcgtgaaacggtcctgcatcaccactacgtaagaattccccttcttggaacggggaagtggcccaaccacatctgtacaggcctcttggaacggtgcatcagtcattctatatggttgcatttttccaggcgtcttctgttgtggtactttgtacctttgacaggatgggcagtttcttacgtatcttgcgacatctctgaacatccctggccagttataattccgggctagccgggagatggttttggagattcccaggtgaccagctaattccgaatcgtgattttctttcaggacctccagtcgttgttcggtgggtacacagagcttccacgGTTGTCCGaatccaacttcagtaaagtcggaagagtcccagaagtgacgatacagtttcccatcctcaacggcgtaatcagggaaatcttctgggtctctttgtacctcttggagctttttgttgtaccaactgcagcgaacttcgacgtcggccaggcatacggaatctacagacggtaacgggtttcgggacagactgtcggcgactttgttcagggcacctttccggtattggacttcaaagtcgaattgctgaaggaaaacggcccatcgagcaattcttccggacggtgacttgatggagttcAGCCATTttagactcatgtggtcggaaattacggtgaaatgaaatccttccaggtatggtcgcagtttctctatcgagaaaacgatggcgagacattccttttcggacacggagtaatttctttcggcggtgttcaaggtacggctgacataggcgatcaccctttcctctccatccaGAACTTGGGTCacggctcctccaaggcctacgtcactggcgtctgtttgcaggacgaacggttgattgaaatccggacaggccagtatcggtgattcggtcagtttttgtttcaggaggtcgaaaGCTTTTTGTTgctcctcaccccacttccaacgtggtttcttctttaacaggtgagttaacggtgaaacgacatcggaaaagttctctataaaacggcggtaccagctagcaactcccagaaaacggcgcaattcacggatggttttcggcgctgggaatgctacgatagaggaaactttatccgggtcggtacggattccttcggaagtaacgacatgtcctaggtattttagggattttcgcacaaagtcacacttttcgggattgagacgaagattggcttctctcaaccgccggaatacttctcttaagttctccaggtgctcctcgaaagtttcccccaggacaactatatcgtccaggtaagcgaacgcctccggttctaTTTCTGGaccaataacggtgtctaagaatctctgaaatgtggctggactagcgtgaagaccaaacggcatgacggtgaactggaacaatccccttcctggaactgtgaaggcagtaatcggacggctctcctttgctaacggtatctgccagtatccttgtttcagatccagtgtggagatgtatttggccttacgcagtttgtccagaatcccagaaatgtatggtaacgggtatgcatctttcacagacacttggttgacggcacggaagtcgatgcaaaaacggtattttccgtctttcttcctgaccaatactaccggtgaactccacggtgacttggagggttcaatcactccctcagccagcatacggtctacttcctgattgaagatctcctgcattttcgggtttaggggtcggtatcgttgtttgatcggttcggtgcccggtttcagtttgatcttatgttcaatcaggtcggttgtaccatataggtcttcaaacttctttaattcttctttcagaaatgcctccagctcctgtctctgagactccgtcagctccaacaggtgttcttcggcgatGTGAACTTCTGCGCCAGAGCCCTCCGGCCGTCGGTGGGTGTTGACCGTGCTGAACGTAAAATCAGTTTCAGATGTCCGATTTGCAGACAACCGTTTCTGGGGCGTGCTGGCGTTGTGGCCTTCCCGGACCGATCTGGCTGACTAGGGAGCCGTCGACTCGAAGCTGTGACCGTTGTGGCCTGTGGGACACACTGGAGGCCTGTGACTGCATCGAGGGTAGGGAAGATACCTTGTGGCCACGTCGGATGCTGACGAGCGAAGAGCTTGCTCTCCGAGCATGTCCGAGATGCTCCACCGATTCACAGCACCTCCACTTGGTAAACTAGTTAAATAACCGTTTTACCTTTCCTTCCCTCGACAGGTACCGTTTTCCCCGTACTCCGTCCTACTCCAAGTGTGCAGTCCGTGGCCCCATGCCGGGTTGTGAATCCGCACTGTCCGTTCGTCAGTACATCACAAGTTGTCCGGcccctagaaaaaaaaaataataattaagtttttttttacttaACAAGGATGCGGCACCCGGACCAGCCAGAACCGTGTTTTCTCTGAATGTTTGAACTAATACTTATTACCGTTGCAGGATGGAGCGATATATTTTAGAAGCCATTCTGGGGGAAGGCGGCTTTGGCCGCGTCTACCGCGCCAGGGAAAGTGGCCAGGAGGGTCAGCAGCGGGCAGTCAAGGAGGTCCGCCTGAACCCGGAAGCCGTCAGGGAGGCAGAATTCATGGGCCTCTTTGACCACCGCAACATTCTGTCGCTCATCGAGATGTTGGTGGAGCCCCTGCGCCTGTACCTGGTCTTGCCGTTATGTGAGGAGGATTTGGGGACCTTCCTCGCCCGCGAGGGTCCGAGGAGGGGCCCCTCATCCTTCTTCCGGGTGGTCCGCCAGATCGCTGTGAGCCTCGCAGAATGCCATCGGCAGAGCGTGGTCCACCGCGATCTGAAACCCGGTAACGTGCTGAGACAGGGAGCTCGGTTCATGCTAGCCGACTTTGGGGTGGCCGAGCAACTAACACCGTGCCGACCACTTCTAACAGAGTTGGCTGGCACTCCTCTGTATTGGAGCCCGGAACAACTTTGTCGGGAGCCATACAGCACCGCGGTGGACCTGTGGGCCTTAGGGCTCGTGGCCATGGACGTGGCCACGGGCCGGCCCTGCCAAACCGACGGCCAGGCTACGGAGCACTGGGCCTCTTCCCCAGGCGGAGAACGCCAGAGGGAGTTGGCCCAGCTGCATCCGTCCGTGGTCTGGTTCGTCGAAGGGCTGT
The nucleotide sequence above comes from Coccinella septempunctata chromosome 4, icCocSept1.1, whole genome shotgun sequence. Encoded proteins:
- the LOC123311677 gene encoding probable cell division protein kinase ECU08_0230 gives rise to the protein MERYILEAILGEGGFGRVYRARESGQEGQQRAVKEVRLNPEAVREAEFMGLFDHRNILSLIEMLVEPLRLYLVLPLCEEDLGTFLAREGPRRGPSSFFRVVRQIAVSLAECHRQSVVHRDLKPGNVLRQGARFMLADFGVAEQLTPCRPLLTELAGTPLYWSPEQLCREPYSTAVDLWALGLVAMDVATGRPCQTDGQATEHWASSPGGERQRELAQLHPSVVWFVEGLLMDEPSLRRPVGVAGRLSVHRGGPGEDPVTTVRWAVGDPPTTGPGKPSQNRPKSLRMDEESEAEGVGITARG
- the LOC123312071 gene encoding uncharacterized protein LOC123312071, which translates into the protein MGVNSYQYHPTRVVWNTRQRRWLPFVTVVQFFEGVGVSSSCRLHKNERKAFSILISWSRGITGCTVEFRKKRCCGIPLIYTMTVRRPCLVVIKTAQNKQNCTEQNLPTLADLARSIGYGGIADI